In Leptolyngbya sp. O-77, the genomic window CGAGTCTGCCGTGGCAGGGGAACGGGTTGACCAGACAGAGGTGAATCCAGACCCTTCGCCAACCCTGAACACAGCCGGTGAGCCATCTGCGGAGCCGCACCCTGAACTGGATGCGCTGACGGAACCAGTCGAGCCAGTCGTTACGGAGCCAGTCGCCGAGCCAGTCATTGAGCCAGTCATTGAGCCAGTCATTGAGCCAGCGATCGCCGCACCGGAACCCAATGCTGCTCCGATTGACCCAGCGGTAGCGCTGGAACTGCTGCGAGAGGGGGATGCGCTGTGGCAGATGGGCCTGCGGCGGGAGGCAGAAGCCCGCTATCGGCTGGCAAAAGCGCCGTTTGATGAAGTGGATGTCGTCGAAGTGCCCCCGCTGGTCACCGATCCGGAGGCGCTGCCGCCTGAAGGGCAGGTCTACTGGCGCGAGGCAGAGGCAGGGCGATTGCAAAATTCTCGTCCGCGCATGGAGTCTGCCCTGCGGCTCTTGACTCAGCAGCATCCAGAGTTTGTGCTGGGGCATCTGCGCTATGCCGAGGTGCTGGCAGCGGGCGATCGCTCGAACGAGGCGCTGGCGGTGCTGGAGCGGGCAGTGGGTTTGTATCCCGATTCGGCAGATTTGGCACAGGCGCGGGTGGCAGCCCTGGCAACCAACGGACAACTGGTGGAAGCGGCGATCGCGGCGCGGCAGTTTGCCCTGATGTATCCCGATGATCCGGCAGCGGCGGAGTTTGAAGCGCTGGCGGCTCAGCACGCCAGAACCTTCCGCAATCGGCTGGAGCGCGATTTGCGAGCCGGGGCGATCGCCAACTTGCTGACTGGGGCGCTGGGCTTTGCGCTGACGGGCAACCTGTTTGGCCCCATCTCTTCAATTCAGACCGGAATCGCGCTGCTGCGGGGCGAAGAGAACGTGGGAGAGGCGATCGCCCGTCGTGCTGCCCGCCAGTTGCCGCTCATTCAGGATGAAGCGGTGAATGCCTACGTCAACGACATTGGGCAGCGCCTCGCCGCGATGACGGGGCGATCGGAATTTGAGTACGAGTTTTTCATCATCCGCGATCGCAGCCTCAACGCCTTCGCACTGCCGGGCGGCAAAATCTTCATCAATGCGGGCGCAATCCTGAAAGCCCAATCAGAAGCAGAACTAGCCGGACTAATTGCCCACGAACTCGCCCACACGTCCCTGTCGCATGGCTTTCAGCTTGCGGTCGATGCCAACACCCTAGGCAACGCCTTCCAGCTCATTCCCTATGGCGGCTATGCGGCAAACCTGCTCTATTTCAACTACAGCCGCGACATGGAGCGCCAGGCCGATGCCTTTGGGACGCGACTGCTGGCCTCGGCAGGCTACGCAGCGGACGGGCTGCACGGGCTGATGGTGACGCTGGAAAAACAAGAGCGGCGAGTCGCCCCCTTTGAATGGCTTTCCACTCACCCCGACACCCGTGAGCGACAGCGCAACATCGAGCGCCAGATCCGCCAGAACGGGTACAACCGCTACGCCTACGAAGGCATCGACCGCCACGCCGCCATGCGCCTGCGGGTGCAGACCGAACTAGGGCTGACGCGCCTCCGCAAGCCCACCGCCGAGCGCCGCCCCAGTCGTTAGCTTCAGCCTTAGATCAGAGCAGGCGATCCCCTCCACCCAAGTTTGCAACTCTCTAACCGACTATGACCCAGGCTGCCGAGTCTTCAAACACTTCTCTCTTGGAAATCTTGCAGTTGGGCAATCCCGAGCTGAGAGACACAGCGCGGGCGATCGCCTCCCCCAGTGATCCCGCCCTGCAAGCCCTCATTGATCAGCTCTTGGTCACGATGCACGCATCAAACGGCGTGGGCATCGCTGCGCCCCAAGTCGGTCAGCCCCTTTGCCTGGTCATCGTTGCGTCGCGTCCCAATCCGCGCTATCCTCATGCGCCGGAGATGGAGCCACTGCCCATGCTGAACCCACGCCTGCTCAGCCATTCTGACGAAACGGTGAAGGGCTGGGAGGGATGCCTCAGCGTGCCAGGGATTCGCGGCCTCGTGCCCCGCTATCGAGAAATCGAGGTGGAATATGGCGATCGCCACGGCAATCTGCGCCGTCAGGTCTTCACCGATTTCGTCGCCCGCATTGTCCAGCACGAAGTCGATCACCTGCATGGACAGGTATTTGTCGATCGGGTCGAAACCACTCGCGACCTGATCACCGAGCAGGAATACCAAAAGCTGCTGTCGTAGGGGAATGCTGTAACTTACCTGCGGTTACAAAATTTGAAACAGACCATCAGCCATCGTAGCAGCACGACATAATAGCTGCCAACGTTGCAATGAAAACAGTCGATGGAAAAGGACGCGAGGCTTTATCAAATTGGCTTTCTCGCCCTGTTTTTGCTGCTGGGGGTGGGCACGCGGGATTGGTCGCTGAATTGGGTGGTGGTGCTAACGGCGATCGCCACTTGCCTCATTACCCAGGCGCTTTGTGGGGCAGTATTTTATCCACCAGAGCTATCAAATCCAGAAACAGCAGCAGATAATAAACCGGCAGATAATAAACCGGCAGATAATAAACCGGCAGATAATAAACCGGCAGATAATAAACCGGCAGATAATATAGGACAGCGCTGGAGAGCGATCGCCCTGCGGTATCGCAATCCCCAAATTCTCTCTAGTCTGCCCAGTGCGCTGGTGACGGGACTAGGAATGAGCCTGCTGCTGCGGGTTGATCATCCGCTGACGATGGCGCTGGCGGTGATGGGGGCGATCGCCAGCAAATTTTTGCTGCGGCTGCGCGGCAAGCATGTGTTTAATCCCGGCAATTTTGGCATTGTCATGGCGCTGATGCTCTCAGGCGATGCGTGGGTTTCGCCGGGGCAGTGGGGCGAGAGCGGTTGGTATGGACTGCTGTTTTTGGGAGCAGGCGGGCTGGTGCTGCAACAGGTGGGGCGCTGGGACACGTCGGCGGCGTTTCTGGGCAGCTATGCGGTGCTAGAGTCCGGGCGAAATCTATGGCTGGGCTGGACGTGGGACGTGTGGGCGCATCGGCTCACCAGTGGCTCGCTGCTGGTGTTTGCGCTGTTCATGATTACCGACCCGCGCACGATTCCCAATTCCCGCACAGGACGGCTGATCTGGGCCGGGGCGATCGCACTTCTAACGTTTATCCTGCGAAATGTCTTTTTCATCTCCACGGCTCCCTTTTGGGCGCTGTTTGCCCTGGCTCCGCTGAGTCTGCTGCTGGACTGGCTGCTGCCCGCCGCCCGGTTTGAGTGGTCGCAGTCGGCGCTGCATCTACCGTTGTCTTTTCCATCCACCCTTCCGACAAAAATACGTTCCTGAATAGGTGTTTATATGAAATCTCTGCTTAATCATTCAATGACCTATTTGCGGTCTTTTCGTGTGTGGGCGATCGCCCTCATAGCATTCCTGCTGACGTTCACGGTTTCATCCAGAGCGCTGGCATTTTGTGGGTTTTATGTGGCAAAAGCCGATGCGAAGCTGTATAACCAGGCTTCTCAGGTGGCGATCGCCCGCAGCGGAAATCGCACGGTTCTTACGATGGCCAATGACTACCAGGGTGATGTCAAAGATTTTGCGATGGTCGTTCCGGTTCCCGTGATCTTGCAGCGCGAACAGGTGCAAATCGTCGATTCACGGATTATCGAGCGGCTCGATTCCTTTAGCGCACCGAGACTGGTGGAATACTTCGACCCTGATCCGTGCGCTCCGCCTATCTTTTGGAATCGCCCAATGGCGGCTCCTGCGATGGAAAGTGCCGCTCCAGGTCGGGCTGGACACAGCAACCAGGCGCTAGGGGTGACGGTAGAAGAACAATTCACCGTCGGCGAGTACGATATCTTGATCCTCAGCGCCCGCGAGTCCGATGGATTGGAAACCTGGCTGGTGCAAAACGGCTACCGCATCCCCCAAGGCGCACGGGAACTGCTGCGCCCCTACATTCGCCAGCGGATGAAGTTCTTTGTGGCCAAGGTGAATCTGGAGGAATACGAAAATTCGAGCTATCAGGCGTTGCGGCCGCTGCAAATGACCTACGAATCGCCCCGATTTATGCTGCCGCTGCGGTTGGGCATGGTCAACGCCGACAGTTCTCAGGATTTGCTGGTCTACATTTTGTCACCGGAAGGACAGGCAGAAGTCAGCAACTATCGCACGGTGAAGGTGCCGTCGGATGCAGAAATTCCGGTATACGTGAAGGACGAATTTAGCGACTTTTACAAAGCCATATTCCAGACCAGCTACACCCGCGAGGGGCGAAACGTGGCGTTTTTGGAATACGCCTGGGATATGGGAAGCTGCGACCCCTGCTCGGCGGAGCCGCTATCGCCAGAGGAACTGCGGCAGGCGGGGGTGTTTTGGACGCGCCCGGAGATGCCCAACACCATGCCCAATAACGTATTCATCACGCGGCTGCATGTGCGCTATACCCGCGATAAGTTTCCGGAAGACCTGATTTTTCAGCAGACCAACAACCGCACCCTGTTTCAGGGGCGCTATATCCTGCGTCATCCCTATACGGGCGAGATGGCGTGTGAAGCGGGGCGGCAATATCGGCGATCGCTCCGACAACGGTTCGAGCAAGAAGCCCAGACCCTCGCCCGCCTCACGGGTTGGAATATCCGCCATATCCGCGACAAGTTGCCCCAGATTCGGGCTGAGCAATTTCCGGCACTGCCTTTGGTGGCACAATTGCAACAGTTGATAGGGCGAGTTATGGAGCGATAGAACAGCGCGGGTGAAATGGCAACGGGATAAGTCAGATCGGGCAGGCTCGGTAGCGATTAAGTTACTTTCCCTAAGTTACTTTCCCTAAGTTACTTTCCTGATGAGTTACTTTCCTGACCAGTTACTTTCCTGATCTCCTCATCCCATCACAAGTCCGCACCCGACCTCCTGTTTAAGCTACCGTCCCCCAACCGTAATGGCATCGACCTTCAGGTGGGGCTGACCCACGGTGACGTAGATGCCGCCGCTGATGGAGCCGCAAAAGCCCGCCGCTAGCCCCAAATCTTGGGAACACATGGAGATGCGCTGCATGATTTCTACCGCTTCGCCAATCAGAGTTGCGCCCTTGAGGGGCTTGGTGATTTTGCCGTTTTCGATTAGGTAGGCTTCGTCCACTGCAAAGTTGAACTGACCCGTTGCACCGACGCTGCCGCCGCCCATTTTTTTACAGTAAATCCCTTTGTCGATGGAGGCGAAGAGGTCGTCAAGAGAGTGCGGCCCCGGCGCGATGTAGGTATTCCGCATTCGGCTAGCAGCGGCGTAGGTGTAGTTTTGGCGGCGGCCGCTGCCCGTGCGCGGGTGTCCGGTTCGCATAAACCCAGCGCGATCGCTCAGGAAGTTTTTCAAGATGCCGTTTTCGATCAGCAGCGTGCGCTGGGTGGGCATTCCCTCATCGTCCATATCAATGGTGCCAAAGGCGTTGGGCGATCGCCCTTCGTCCCAAGCGGTCAGCGCTTCATGGGCAATCTTCTCCCCTTTTTTGTCGATAAAGGGCGTAGTCTTGCGCTCAATCTGCGTCGTCTCCAGCAAATGACCGCAGGCTTCGTGGAAGATCACGCCGCCAAAGTGGTTCGCCATCACCACGGGGTACGTGCCGGACTCGACATAATCGGCATAGAGCATTTTTCCGGCAGACTCCGCCACTTCTTCGGCGGTGCTATCCATATCCCAGGTGCGGAGAAAATCGGGCTGGCTAGTGCTGCCGACGCGCTGACCAATAGAAGCACGGTGGTCGCCATCGGCGCAGAGCAGGCTAAACCCGGTGGATTGCGTCAGGCGAATGTCTCGCGCAAAGGTGCCGTCGCTCGCCGCCACCAGCACTTCCTGCCAGTCGCGAAAGTAGGAGGCGCGGCGCGACTGGACGTGGCTGGCTTTTTTGCCGAGGCGATCGCTCGCTGCCAGCAAAATTTCGCCCATCTCGCGAATTGAACTGCACTGTTCCAGCCAAGCTTCCTTGCCCTTGCGCGTGCCATAGTCGCGCAGCGGCTCTAGCACCACTTCCGGGATAAACGCATTGCCGCTGGGCAATTCTAGCCCCATGATAGACAACGCCTTTTCTAGCGCCAGCTTTAGCCCGCTAAAGGTCAGGTCGTTGGTGCTAACGTAGCAGTCGGCCTTGCCGCGAAACACGCGCACACCCGCGCCCGTGGTCAAGCTGGGCGAAATGCTGGTGATGGTATCGTCTTCGGCTAGGCAGTTAATATAGTTAACCCGTTCCAGGAAGAACTCGACAAAATCGGCTCCGGCCGCCCGACCTAGCCCCAACAGCGTAGACAGCGGCGCATCCCACGACTCATCAAAGCGATCGCGCGGCGCGGCATAACTCAGATTCGGCAGCTTCGCAGGGGTAAGCAGCGTATCGGGCAGGCTGGTCAATAGCATTAGGCAGTCCTCTCAGGGCGCGGCAGTCGGCGTTTCTCACAGTTTAGCAAGGAAGCTTAGGGAGTGAGAGTTGGGTTTCTCATGCCCTGTTTGCAATGCGGCTTGGTGATGTGGTTGCAGCAAGGGCAACACCGCTCTGCGAGGCTTACACCAGCAGCCCCAGCGGAACCTCAATCCGCAGCAACTTGCCTAGCGACAGCAGCGGTTGAAGCAGCGCCAGTTCAGCTTTGGCGGCCGCATCAGAGTGTTGCTGTGCGACAGACCAGCGGGGCAGGAGGTAGCGGTGGAGCGATCGCCAGTACAACTCCTGCACTCGATCCAGCGCCAGTCCCAGATGAAGCTGCTCGCTGATGACCAGCAGTTGCTCAATCCAGACCAGCGTTGGCTCCAAGGTGTCCAGTTCCGATTCGTTGAGAGCTTGCCACAGCAGCCGCAGGATCAGCCGCTCCAGGATTTGTCTGGCTGGGGTCACTGTCAGATGGCAGTGGAGTTGGTTGGCTTCGGCGGCGATCGCCTCTAGTTCCGACAAATAGCTGTCGCACAATTCGGGATTGGTGGGGGGCAAATCAGAGGTTTCGCGCTCTAGAGCTTGCAGGGAGTGGGTCAGCCGATGGGCGATCGCAATTTCGGCAGCCACTTGCAGCTCGCGGGGCGGCTCCAGGGCATCCCGATGAAACGCCCGCAGCACGCCGTAGTTGTCGCGATAGACCTGGGTGTAGAGCTGATCGAGTCGGGTCAGGGTTTCCTGACTCAGCAGGTGCATCAGCCGATGGCGTTCCTCAGCGAACAGGTCTTGCAGGCTAAAGGGGCAATCGCCAAAGGTGTGCGTCATCGCCAAAATCACCTGCGCCGCGCTGGCCAGCGACAGCGCCTCAAACAACTCATCCCGCAATTGCAAATAGGCGCGACGACCGCTGGCGGGCTGAATGCAGCAGTGAAAATCCCAGCCGCCCAGATGCAGCACCGCAAACTCCAGATTCACCACCTCGCGGGTGATCTCGGAGGTCAACTGCACCTGCCCCAGAGCCAGCGTCAGCGATCCCATGCGGCGAAGCTGATAGTCTAATCGCTGGACGTTATAGCAATAGAGACGCTGCTCCTGGGGATAGCTGTGGAAGAGGGAACTGATGGCATAGTGCGCGACCACCTGCTCTGGCGTGATGCGGGCAGGCGCAACCAGTTGGCGATACAGTTCCGCGCCGTTGCCAAACTGCTCCACATTGCTGGGGATTGCCCCCAGACGACGGACAAACTCCGGCTCCAGGCGAACTGCGGCAAGGTCTTCTGCCAGTTCCAAGGCGCGGGCAGCGTAGCGCAAAATCTGCGTGCCCTCCGGCCGCGACACCTCTTCAAAAAACCAGCCGCAACTGGTATACATCAGCAGGGCGTGGCGCTGCATTTCCAGCAGTTTCAGCGCCTCAACCCGTTCGGCCGGTGTCAGATCGTGACTTTGGTAAGCTGCGAAAAACGTATCGAGAACCGTATCAGAACGCTCCCCCAACACAGCGACATAGCCATCCCGCGCCGCCCAAGGATCGCGGAAAAACGAACCACCGGACTGTTCGTAAATTGCAATTAGCTGATCCCGCAGCCAGTCCAGCGCATCCCGCAGCGGCCGCCGCCATTTCTGATGCCACTCGCCGCCCCCGCCACAGCCGCAGTCGTCTTGCCAGCGATCGACCCCGTGGGAACAACTCCACGCCGTCACGGGCTTTAGCTCCACTTCCCAGGTGGGCGGGTGCAGGCTGAGGTAGTGGGCAAAATTCGTCACCAGCCAGCCCCGTTTGGGAAACTCGTGGGTAAAGGCATAGGCCAGCGCCTTCTCCGTGCCCCCTTTGTGATGTCCAAAGGTTTCGCCGTCGGTTGCCACCGAGATTAACTGGGCGGGACGGTGATCCCCGCGCACGGCCTGCCCGATGCGTCCGACAAAATGCTCGGAACTGCTCAGTACGTCGTTAAAGCCCATGTCACGGGAAATTGGGCCGTCATAAAAGAAAATGTCGATGTAGGGTGTATCAGCCGGGTTCGGGTTGGTGCCCGGTTCACCCAAAGCGTCTTGCCCCAGGATGCCGTCGCGCTGGAAATGGAGCGAATTCAAAAAGCAGCGATAGGGGCGCACGGGGTCGATCTGGCTACCGCCGACTTCGATCCAGTGGGGATCGCGCTCGTCGGGCGTGGGCAGGGGGCGGCAGCGCTGGGCCTGAGATGGGGCCAGGATGATAAAGCGAATGCCTTCTTCTGCCAGAATTCGTAGCGTTGGATAATCGACTGCTGTTTCTGCTAGCCACATGCCTTCAGGATCGCGCCCAAACCTGGCTCGGAAGTCGGCCTTGCCCCAGCGAATCTGGGTGCGCTTGTCGCGGTCGTTGGCTAGGGGCAGGATGATGTGGTTATAGACCTGGGCGATCGCATTTCCGTGTCCTCCCAGGCGATCGCAGCTTTTGCGGTCGGCTTCTAGAATGCGCTGATAGACTTCGGGATCGGCTTGCTCTAGCCAGCTCATGAGCGTTGGGCCGATGTTGAAGCTGAGATATTCGTAATTGTTGACGATCCCCAGCAGGTCACCCTGGTCGGTTAGCACACGGGCAAAGGCGTTGGGGCGATAGCACTCGTAGTGGATTCGCTCGTTCCAATCGTGGTAAGGCGAGGCGCTGGGCTGTCGCTCGATGGCGTTCAGGTAGGGGGTTTTCGCGGGGGCGGCTGGTAAAAATGCCCGTGGACAGTCACGTAGATTCCTGTTTCTGACCGTTGTCCCTGGGTGTCGCAGGCAGGTGGGTCGGTGTGCAACTGCCGATTGAGCGCGGGATCGGCTAAGTCATTGAGTCGTAAACTATCGGTCTGAAACGCTAAAGCAGCCAATTCGGATCGAGAATCGTGGCGAGCAAAAGTCATGCAACGTGTCCAAAATCTACAGAACCCAAATACATCGCGGCTTGCTCTGGGACATTGCAAAGGGGTTGCAACGCTGGGCGATCGCACGTTGATTTGGGGGCGCGGCTGGGGATCAGCTTCTAGCGAGCAAGTTGGCCAATCATCCAGTCTGCAAAAGCTCAAAAATCAAGCATCGAACGAACTAATTCACTCGATCAGATGATTGCTCAAATCATCTTAAAATCCGGGGATCATTCAGAAATCTGTGGACAGTCGAAGCAATCTTTCAGGATATTTTTTCAGGGCATTTCTAGAGCAGTTTTCAGAGCAGGCTTTGAAAAATTCCTGAAGCGGCAAAGGGGCGATCGCGCTTGAGTCCTTACCTTTGAGTCTTTATGACACTTGAGTCTTTATGGGTCTTTGAAATTCTGCCCTGCCTTGCAGGGTTCTACACTTACGATATATATCGCGAGTTTTTATACTCTGCATGGGATAGCACAATGTTTTCAAACTAAGTTCATGTTTTGTAATAAGGGCGATCGCCCGACTGCACTGCAAAACGCTCAGTTTGTGTCTTTACCGATCCAGATTTTTAGGAAAAAGTAAACTCGCTTTATATTTCCTTACAAGGATCTCTGGGAGCTACTGTACTCCAGAGTGTTCCCCACTCTTTTCTTCAGCCCTTTCTTCAGGATTGCCCCGTCCCTCCGCTGCGATCGCTGCTGGCGGCAACTCCAGCGGCACGGCTCCCAGCAGCCCCTTGCGAAAATCATTCAGCAATTGTCGTGCGGCTCGCTCGATGTCGTTCTGATAGCGATGCTCGGCCAGTTGCGCCAGGTAGGTTTCGCCCGTGACTCCAGACGGCGACAGCCCATAGCGAGTTTCCAACCCACTGCCAATGACGGTAGGGGCAGCTTCGGCCAGTTCTTTCCACAGATCTACAAAGGCGGCGGCGACCCGCTGATTGTCGTAGGCGGCTTCGCCAATGTCGTCGCAGATGGCCAGCTTCAGCGCGGCTTGCTGGTTCGTCAGCTTGGAAGGCAAGATTCCCGGTGCGTCTAGCAGTTCTAGCTCGTCGGAAATGCGAATCCACCGGAGCTGGCGCGTCACGCCTGGGCGACGGGCGCTCTCCACCACGCGCCGCTTTAGCAGCCGATTAATCAGCGCCGACTTGCCCACGTTGGGAAAGCCGATGACCACTGCCCGCACGGGGCGGGGCAACATACCGCGATCGCGCCGTCGCTGGTTCATCTTTTCGCCCAACGCCTGCGCTGCTTTGGACACGGCTTCCACACCCTTGCCGTGGTTTGCATCGGTAAAATAAGCTGTCTCGTCTTGCTGCTGAAACCAGGCACGCCAGTCCTGCTGCACTCCAGCGGGGATCATGTCCATGCGGTTTAGCACCAGCACCCGCTCTTTGTTGCCCAACCACTGCCTCATCTGCGGATGGCGCGTCGCTAAGGGAATTCGCGCATCCCGTACCTCCAGCACGACATCGACTTTTTTCAACTGTTCCAGGAGCGATCGCTCGGCTTTGGCAATATGACCGGGATACCACTGGATGGGGGGCGTGGACATGAGGGAAGAGGGGAGGGGGAAGAGGGAAAAATGAAGAGGGAAAAATGAAGAACGAAGAACGAAGAGGGAAGGGGGAAGAGGGAAAAATGAAGAACGAAGAACGAAGAGGGAAGGAGGAAGAGGGAAAAATGAAGAACGAAGAACGAAGAGGGAAGGGGGAAGAGGGAAAAATGAAGAACGAAGAACGAAGAGGGAAGAACGCAAAGCTTAGATTAGCAGGTGAAGGGTGACTGTGGTGCCCTCTGTGGCGGTGGATTGAATGGACAGGCTGCCGCCGTGGGCATCGACGATACGCTTGACGAGGGCGAGTCCGAGGCCGGTGCCGCCTGCTTTGGTGGAGTAGAAGGGGCGCGTCAGCTTGGGCAGGTCTTCTGGGGGAATGGGCGGGCCGCCGTTGTGGATGGATAGGCAGAGTCTTTGGGGGGCAGGGGGAGCGTCGGCATCGAGCAGCAGGGTGCAACGGATGCGATCGCCCTCCGACACCGCCTCGCAAGCATTTCGCAGCAGGTTTAGGCACACTTGCTTGAGCTTGTTGCGATCGCCCATCACAGGCGGCAATTCTGGGGCGATCGCCAGCTCAATGACGCGCCCCTGGGCGATCGGCGTTTCCTGCACCTGCGTCACCACGTCTTGCAGCAGCGCCACTAGGTCAACGGCCTCGGTCTGCATGGCCCGCTGCGGCTTAGAAAACTGGAGAATTTCGTTGAGCAACTCTTCCAAGCGGTTTGCCTCTTCGCTGGCCAGCGTCAGCCGCAGTTGGTCTGGCGCTGCCAGAGCCAGTCGCTCAAAAGCTTTTAGCCCCATTTTCACCGTCGTCAGCGGGTTGCGAATTTCGTGGACGATCATAGCGGCAAATTCTCCGATGGCGGCCAGCCGCTCTTGCTCGATGAGCTTGGACTGGGCAGTGCGGAGTTCTTGGGTGCGCTTGACAACCTCCGCTTCTAGCATTTCGTTAAATCGCTGCTGTTCTTGATAGAGGCGATAGTGGGCGATCGCCATTGCCGCCCGCTCTGCAAACAGTTCCACCGTCCGCACTTCTTCCTCGGCAAACTGGCGCGGCGAATAGCTAAAGG contains:
- the def gene encoding peptide deformylase, with translation MTQAAESSNTSLLEILQLGNPELRDTARAIASPSDPALQALIDQLLVTMHASNGVGIAAPQVGQPLCLVIVASRPNPRYPHAPEMEPLPMLNPRLLSHSDETVKGWEGCLSVPGIRGLVPRYREIEVEYGDRHGNLRRQVFTDFVARIVQHEVDHLHGQVFVDRVETTRDLITEQEYQKLLS
- a CDS encoding TldD/PmbA family protein, which encodes MLLTSLPDTLLTPAKLPNLSYAAPRDRFDESWDAPLSTLLGLGRAAGADFVEFFLERVNYINCLAEDDTITSISPSLTTGAGVRVFRGKADCYVSTNDLTFSGLKLALEKALSIMGLELPSGNAFIPEVVLEPLRDYGTRKGKEAWLEQCSSIREMGEILLAASDRLGKKASHVQSRRASYFRDWQEVLVAASDGTFARDIRLTQSTGFSLLCADGDHRASIGQRVGSTSQPDFLRTWDMDSTAEEVAESAGKMLYADYVESGTYPVVMANHFGGVIFHEACGHLLETTQIERKTTPFIDKKGEKIAHEALTAWDEGRSPNAFGTIDMDDEGMPTQRTLLIENGILKNFLSDRAGFMRTGHPRTGSGRRQNYTYAAASRMRNTYIAPGPHSLDDLFASIDKGIYCKKMGGGSVGATGQFNFAVDEAYLIENGKITKPLKGATLIGEAVEIMQRISMCSQDLGLAAGFCGSISGGIYVTVGQPHLKVDAITVGGR
- the ylqF gene encoding ribosome biogenesis GTPase YlqF — encoded protein: MSTPPIQWYPGHIAKAERSLLEQLKKVDVVLEVRDARIPLATRHPQMRQWLGNKERVLVLNRMDMIPAGVQQDWRAWFQQQDETAYFTDANHGKGVEAVSKAAQALGEKMNQRRRDRGMLPRPVRAVVIGFPNVGKSALINRLLKRRVVESARRPGVTRQLRWIRISDELELLDAPGILPSKLTNQQAALKLAICDDIGEAAYDNQRVAAAFVDLWKELAEAAPTVIGSGLETRYGLSPSGVTGETYLAQLAEHRYQNDIERAARQLLNDFRKGLLGAVPLELPPAAIAAEGRGNPEERAEEKSGEHSGVQ
- a CDS encoding GAF domain-containing sensor histidine kinase produces the protein MQSRARWQRDQQVIEALSSLLDYVGDLNRYLERIASSVCHLLRMDVTVITLCEGDGFDRVIASSDGEEDHTLYTLHGTVTGTVVDTGRSLVVEDTRLNPEAGEIPDGYLCYLGVPLRTPHGDILGTVCSFSYSPRQFAEEEVRTVELFAERAAMAIAHYRLYQEQQRFNEMLEAEVVKRTQELRTAQSKLIEQERLAAIGEFAAMIVHEIRNPLTTVKMGLKAFERLALAAPDQLRLTLASEEANRLEELLNEILQFSKPQRAMQTEAVDLVALLQDVVTQVQETPIAQGRVIELAIAPELPPVMGDRNKLKQVCLNLLRNACEAVSEGDRIRCTLLLDADAPPAPQRLCLSIHNGGPPIPPEDLPKLTRPFYSTKAGGTGLGLALVKRIVDAHGGSLSIQSTATEGTTVTLHLLI
- a CDS encoding M48 family metalloprotease, giving the protein MSSLLRRLWLCSLLAIPLSLAEALVEGAIAAQPDAPDALGPVASVSVAPVSEVVAAEGISAPDWPGPPVTEASADPPSMLPGASASLANASSAWVLEEFGATVEISPLAEVLLDDAVDESAVAGERVDQTEVNPDPSPTLNTAGEPSAEPHPELDALTEPVEPVVTEPVAEPVIEPVIEPVIEPAIAAPEPNAAPIDPAVALELLREGDALWQMGLRREAEARYRLAKAPFDEVDVVEVPPLVTDPEALPPEGQVYWREAEAGRLQNSRPRMESALRLLTQQHPEFVLGHLRYAEVLAAGDRSNEALAVLERAVGLYPDSADLAQARVAALATNGQLVEAAIAARQFALMYPDDPAAAEFEALAAQHARTFRNRLERDLRAGAIANLLTGALGFALTGNLFGPISSIQTGIALLRGEENVGEAIARRAARQLPLIQDEAVNAYVNDIGQRLAAMTGRSEFEYEFFIIRDRSLNAFALPGGKIFINAGAILKAQSEAELAGLIAHELAHTSLSHGFQLAVDANTLGNAFQLIPYGGYAANLLYFNYSRDMERQADAFGTRLLASAGYAADGLHGLMVTLEKQERRVAPFEWLSTHPDTRERQRNIERQIRQNGYNRYAYEGIDRHAAMRLRVQTELGLTRLRKPTAERRPSR
- a CDS encoding DUF2330 domain-containing protein, yielding MKSLLNHSMTYLRSFRVWAIALIAFLLTFTVSSRALAFCGFYVAKADAKLYNQASQVAIARSGNRTVLTMANDYQGDVKDFAMVVPVPVILQREQVQIVDSRIIERLDSFSAPRLVEYFDPDPCAPPIFWNRPMAAPAMESAAPGRAGHSNQALGVTVEEQFTVGEYDILILSARESDGLETWLVQNGYRIPQGARELLRPYIRQRMKFFVAKVNLEEYENSSYQALRPLQMTYESPRFMLPLRLGMVNADSSQDLLVYILSPEGQAEVSNYRTVKVPSDAEIPVYVKDEFSDFYKAIFQTSYTREGRNVAFLEYAWDMGSCDPCSAEPLSPEELRQAGVFWTRPEMPNTMPNNVFITRLHVRYTRDKFPEDLIFQQTNNRTLFQGRYILRHPYTGEMACEAGRQYRRSLRQRFEQEAQTLARLTGWNIRHIRDKLPQIRAEQFPALPLVAQLQQLIGRVMER
- a CDS encoding RnfABCDGE type electron transport complex subunit D; protein product: MEKDARLYQIGFLALFLLLGVGTRDWSLNWVVVLTAIATCLITQALCGAVFYPPELSNPETAADNKPADNKPADNKPADNKPADNKPADNIGQRWRAIALRYRNPQILSSLPSALVTGLGMSLLLRVDHPLTMALAVMGAIASKFLLRLRGKHVFNPGNFGIVMALMLSGDAWVSPGQWGESGWYGLLFLGAGGLVLQQVGRWDTSAAFLGSYAVLESGRNLWLGWTWDVWAHRLTSGSLLVFALFMITDPRTIPNSRTGRLIWAGAIALLTFILRNVFFISTAPFWALFALAPLSLLLDWLLPAARFEWSQSALHLPLSFPSTLPTKIRS
- a CDS encoding DUF3536 domain-containing protein, whose translation is MLTDQGDLLGIVNNYEYLSFNIGPTLMSWLEQADPEVYQRILEADRKSCDRLGGHGNAIAQVYNHIILPLANDRDKRTQIRWGKADFRARFGRDPEGMWLAETAVDYPTLRILAEEGIRFIILAPSQAQRCRPLPTPDERDPHWIEVGGSQIDPVRPYRCFLNSLHFQRDGILGQDALGEPGTNPNPADTPYIDIFFYDGPISRDMGFNDVLSSSEHFVGRIGQAVRGDHRPAQLISVATDGETFGHHKGGTEKALAYAFTHEFPKRGWLVTNFAHYLSLHPPTWEVELKPVTAWSCSHGVDRWQDDCGCGGGGEWHQKWRRPLRDALDWLRDQLIAIYEQSGGSFFRDPWAARDGYVAVLGERSDTVLDTFFAAYQSHDLTPAERVEALKLLEMQRHALLMYTSCGWFFEEVSRPEGTQILRYAARALELAEDLAAVRLEPEFVRRLGAIPSNVEQFGNGAELYRQLVAPARITPEQVVAHYAISSLFHSYPQEQRLYCYNVQRLDYQLRRMGSLTLALGQVQLTSEITREVVNLEFAVLHLGGWDFHCCIQPASGRRAYLQLRDELFEALSLASAAQVILAMTHTFGDCPFSLQDLFAEERHRLMHLLSQETLTRLDQLYTQVYRDNYGVLRAFHRDALEPPRELQVAAEIAIAHRLTHSLQALERETSDLPPTNPELCDSYLSELEAIAAEANQLHCHLTVTPARQILERLILRLLWQALNESELDTLEPTLVWIEQLLVISEQLHLGLALDRVQELYWRSLHRYLLPRWSVAQQHSDAAAKAELALLQPLLSLGKLLRIEVPLGLLV